The Deinococcus fonticola genome has a window encoding:
- a CDS encoding efflux RND transporter permease subunit, translating to MSTHDPTEFTLPRGTLPDGTPEPAVHPLVHFSVRNYVFSIGIFVMAVLVGLASTFRLGVELLPNFEVPVLAVSTAYPGANPDQVDREVSRKIEDAVSTLAGVVDINTTSVSNQSAVVITFNDNVDIDSAANSVSQAVAAIRATLPDATEAPVVQKFDPNAQPILTLALLGGSAQESDVTTFAEDTLLPRLERVDGVADVSITGGPERQVQVLLDPTRLQSFNLAPTQVSQAIGASALDLPAGTVTQGREITSYSTRNTPRSAADVGRIVVNSSSGLRVQDVATVRDTSAEASSFARVNGQSAVLLSVRKASGSNSVAVTDNVRAAMEAQALPAGYKLTLANDTTLETRATVKDTFKEFLIAIAAVGIICLLFLGRLNTVFAVILAIPISISAAPLLFGTLGFTFNIISLLAIIVAIGIVVDDSIVVAENVQRYRDLGYSPMRSVLLGGSEVFSAVTAASFALLAVLLPLSFMPGIIGQFFAQFGLGIAAAIVMSWLESLLFLTVRMAYTKEAARVTWKELPGILRQFPQFFRESLLGVKRPTGFFWLAVAGAVTFFAAQALGTPVAALLSILLAPLVLSVLRYVVTLLYALLEAVTDTLHGLTLAGVNRTARAYARSLGGALNRPWLVLLVAGAFLLSAPLAMQGLGFAFVPKTDSGLINVSVTLPAGSSLSATNALTSRIEDRLLAHREVKLVQTSVGSGGQLSASGSNVATLDVTLTPKGERAHTDDLSARFLKELEPLAAGIPGTTITAASFQGGPGGSADISLALTAPNQATLVEANRKLTTLLAGDPKLKSVDSSLSETRQERTFIPDSTRLAGTGLTTSDVAQALRAYNDGATAGTVRDGDRSVDIVVRLDPALIQDSQSLLSQTVYAPALQANLPLSQLGRFQTADAPATLSRYNKAYTTTLDLNVVPGAANPFAYQQEIITRAEKAGITGNGITLGNASAFGSSGLTGDLIFYGPILMLAAILLTYLVLGSQFNSFRYPLYLLLPVPLAIVGAIWTLKLFGVNLDVITVLGMVILLGLSTKNSILYLEFVTERARSLPLREALLEAAELRFRPILMTTLTVLVISIPLVLGQGEGAEFRRGLGIVILGGVITSTLLTFFVVPTVFWLAERRNIKPQPFPASTALPAD from the coding sequence ATGAGCACGCACGACCCCACCGAATTCACGCTGCCGCGCGGCACGCTGCCGGACGGTACACCGGAACCGGCCGTTCACCCGCTCGTTCACTTCAGCGTGCGCAATTACGTGTTCTCCATCGGCATTTTTGTGATGGCGGTGCTGGTGGGCCTGGCCAGCACCTTCCGGCTGGGCGTGGAACTGCTGCCGAATTTCGAGGTGCCGGTGCTGGCGGTCAGCACCGCTTACCCCGGCGCCAACCCGGACCAGGTCGACCGTGAGGTGAGCCGCAAGATCGAGGACGCGGTGAGCACGCTGGCCGGCGTGGTGGACATCAACACCACCAGCGTCAGCAACCAGTCGGCGGTGGTCATTACCTTCAACGACAACGTGGACATCGACTCGGCGGCCAACAGCGTGTCGCAGGCGGTGGCGGCCATCCGGGCCACGCTGCCGGACGCCACCGAGGCGCCGGTGGTGCAGAAATTCGACCCGAACGCCCAGCCCATCCTGACGCTGGCCCTGCTGGGCGGCAGCGCCCAGGAAAGCGACGTGACTACCTTCGCCGAGGACACCCTGCTGCCGCGCCTGGAGCGCGTGGACGGCGTGGCCGACGTGAGCATCACCGGCGGCCCCGAGCGGCAGGTGCAGGTGCTGCTCGACCCCACGCGGCTGCAATCCTTCAACCTGGCCCCGACCCAGGTCTCGCAGGCCATAGGCGCCTCGGCCCTCGACCTGCCGGCCGGAACGGTCACGCAGGGCCGTGAAATCACCTCGTATTCCACCCGCAACACGCCGCGCAGCGCCGCCGACGTGGGGCGTATCGTGGTGAATTCCTCCAGTGGGCTGCGCGTGCAGGACGTGGCCACGGTACGCGACACCAGCGCCGAGGCCAGCAGTTTCGCGCGCGTGAACGGGCAGAGCGCCGTGCTGCTCTCCGTGCGGAAGGCCAGCGGCAGCAACTCGGTGGCCGTGACCGACAACGTGCGGGCCGCCATGGAAGCGCAGGCGCTGCCCGCCGGGTACAAACTCACGCTGGCGAACGACACCACGCTGGAAACCCGCGCCACCGTGAAGGACACCTTCAAGGAATTCCTGATCGCCATTGCTGCCGTGGGTATCATCTGCCTGCTGTTCCTGGGAAGGCTGAACACCGTGTTCGCGGTGATCCTGGCCATTCCCATCAGCATCAGCGCCGCGCCGCTGCTGTTCGGCACGCTGGGCTTCACCTTCAACATCATCAGCCTGCTGGCGATCATCGTGGCGATCGGGATCGTGGTGGACGACTCCATCGTGGTGGCCGAGAACGTCCAGCGCTACCGCGACCTGGGCTACAGCCCCATGCGCAGCGTGCTGCTGGGCGGTTCTGAAGTGTTCAGCGCCGTGACCGCCGCGAGTTTCGCGCTGCTGGCGGTGCTGCTGCCGCTCAGCTTCATGCCGGGCATCATCGGGCAGTTCTTCGCGCAGTTCGGCCTGGGCATTGCCGCCGCCATCGTCATGAGCTGGCTGGAAAGCCTGCTGTTCCTGACCGTGCGCATGGCCTACACGAAGGAGGCGGCCCGCGTCACCTGGAAGGAATTGCCGGGGATTCTCCGTCAATTTCCGCAATTCTTCCGCGAGTCGCTCCTGGGGGTCAAGCGTCCCACTGGCTTCTTCTGGCTGGCGGTGGCCGGCGCCGTGACCTTCTTCGCGGCCCAGGCGCTGGGAACGCCCGTCGCGGCCCTTCTCTCCATTCTCCTGGCCCCGCTGGTGCTGTCCGTGCTGCGCTACGTGGTCACGCTGCTGTACGCGCTGCTGGAAGCGGTCACCGACACCCTGCACGGCCTCACGCTGGCCGGTGTGAACCGCACCGCCCGCGCCTACGCCCGCAGCCTGGGGGGTGCCCTGAACCGTCCCTGGCTGGTGCTGCTGGTGGCCGGAGCCTTCCTGCTCAGTGCGCCGCTGGCTATGCAGGGCCTGGGCTTCGCCTTCGTGCCCAAGACCGACAGCGGCCTGATCAACGTGTCCGTGACCCTGCCCGCCGGCAGCAGCCTCAGCGCCACCAACGCCCTGACCAGCCGCATCGAGGACAGGCTGCTGGCCCACAGGGAAGTCAAGCTGGTGCAGACCAGCGTCGGTTCGGGCGGGCAGCTCAGCGCCAGTGGCAGCAACGTCGCCACCCTGGACGTGACCCTGACGCCCAAGGGAGAACGCGCCCACACCGATGACCTCAGCGCCCGTTTCCTGAAGGAACTGGAACCGCTGGCGGCTGGCATTCCCGGCACCACCATCACCGCCGCATCCTTCCAGGGCGGCCCCGGTGGCAGCGCCGACATCAGCCTGGCCCTGACTGCCCCCAACCAGGCGACCCTGGTAGAGGCCAACCGCAAGCTGACCACGCTGCTGGCGGGTGACCCCAAGCTGAAATCGGTGGACAGCAGCCTCTCCGAAACGCGCCAGGAACGCACCTTCATTCCGGACTCCACGCGCCTGGCCGGCACTGGCCTGACCACCAGCGACGTGGCCCAGGCGCTGCGGGCCTACAACGACGGGGCGACTGCCGGCACGGTGCGCGACGGTGATCGCAGCGTGGATATCGTGGTGCGCCTCGACCCGGCCCTGATTCAGGACAGCCAGAGCCTGCTCTCGCAGACGGTGTATGCGCCCGCGCTGCAGGCCAACCTGCCGCTCTCACAACTCGGCCGTTTCCAGACCGCCGACGCGCCCGCCACCCTCAGCCGCTACAACAAGGCCTACACCACCACCCTGGACCTCAACGTGGTGCCCGGCGCAGCCAACCCTTTCGCCTACCAGCAGGAGATCATCACCCGCGCCGAGAAGGCCGGCATCACCGGCAACGGCATTACGCTGGGCAACGCCAGCGCCTTCGGCAGCAGCGGGCTGACCGGCGACCTGATCTTCTACGGCCCCATTCTGATGCTGGCCGCTATTCTCCTGACCTACCTGGTACTGGGCAGCCAGTTCAACTCGTTCCGCTACCCCCTCTACCTGCTGCTGCCGGTGCCGCTCGCCATCGTGGGGGCCATCTGGACGCTGAAGCTGTTCGGCGTGAACCTGGACGTGATCACGGTGCTGGGCATGGTCATTTTGCTGGGGCTGTCCACCAAGAACTCGATCCTGTACCTGGAATTCGTGACCGAACGCGCCCGCAGCCTGCCGCTGCGCGAAGCCCTGCTGGAGGCCGCCGAACTGCGTTTCCGGCCCATCCTGATGACCACCCTCACGGTGCTGGTCATTTCCATTCCGCTGGTGCTGGGTCAGGGCGAGGGCGCGGAGTTCCGGCGCGGCCTGGGCATCGTGATTCTGGGCGGCGTCATCACCAGCACCTTGCTCACCTTCTTCGTGGTACCCACCGTGTTCTGGCTGGCCGAGCGGCGCAACATCAAACCCCAGCCCTTCCCCGCCTCCACCGCTCTGCCCGCCGACTGA
- a CDS encoding efflux RND transporter periplasmic adaptor subunit — protein sequence MNTTRVLRTMSLLSLTLLVACKPPGEAKKTNDLDAPPQKTTALSVQTSEVKAGKLTVSRSVSATVTAGRDSRVATNAGGTVQQVLVQEGQTVRAGQAVLQLDSTQQRQALESAQVGLKQAQISLEQARSTTTQSGASLGAAVRSAEAALAQAQATAQSTENLYGLGGVSQADLQAARSGLAQAQSALAQARQNLAQNGQSAQNSIPLQQTQVQSAQVALRQAQENLNRTTVRAPFGGTVADLLVQEGEFAAQGSAVFRLVDTGSLRVKFSVPAADAVALPEGTAFNVGYGGKNYVGRVVDSSGIAGTDRLVPITARLDGNVNLPVGAIAQARYRATLGQGVLVPGSAVQASGAGNAVFTVEGGRARRQDVSVIAESGGQVAVSNLAAGTRVIAPIPGSLQDGAKVSVATGSAP from the coding sequence ATGAACACCACCCGGGTTCTCCGAACGATGAGCCTGCTCAGCCTGACGCTGCTGGTGGCCTGTAAACCCCCCGGCGAGGCGAAGAAGACCAACGACCTCGACGCGCCGCCGCAGAAGACCACCGCCCTGAGCGTCCAGACCAGCGAAGTGAAGGCGGGCAAGTTGACCGTCAGCCGCAGCGTCAGCGCCACCGTGACCGCCGGGCGCGACAGCCGCGTGGCGACGAATGCGGGCGGCACCGTGCAGCAGGTACTGGTGCAGGAAGGTCAGACCGTGCGCGCCGGGCAGGCTGTATTGCAACTCGACAGCACCCAGCAGCGCCAGGCCCTGGAAAGTGCCCAGGTCGGCCTGAAACAGGCCCAGATCAGTCTGGAGCAGGCCCGCAGCACCACCACGCAGTCCGGCGCTTCTCTGGGGGCCGCGGTGCGCTCGGCCGAGGCCGCGCTGGCCCAGGCGCAGGCGACCGCGCAGAGCACCGAGAACCTGTACGGCCTGGGCGGCGTCAGCCAGGCCGACCTGCAGGCTGCCCGCTCGGGGCTGGCCCAGGCGCAAAGTGCCCTGGCCCAGGCGCGCCAGAACCTCGCGCAGAACGGGCAGAGCGCCCAGAACAGCATTCCGTTGCAGCAGACGCAGGTGCAGTCCGCGCAGGTGGCCTTGCGCCAGGCGCAGGAGAACCTGAACCGCACCACCGTGCGCGCCCCTTTTGGCGGCACCGTGGCGGACCTGCTGGTGCAGGAAGGCGAGTTCGCCGCGCAGGGCAGCGCCGTGTTCCGGCTGGTGGACACCGGCAGCCTGCGCGTGAAATTCAGCGTGCCCGCCGCCGACGCCGTGGCCCTGCCGGAGGGCACCGCCTTCAATGTCGGCTACGGTGGGAAAAACTACGTGGGCCGCGTGGTGGACAGCAGCGGCATTGCCGGCACGGATCGCCTGGTACCCATCACCGCCCGGCTGGACGGCAACGTGAATCTGCCTGTCGGGGCAATCGCCCAGGCCCGCTACCGCGCCACCCTGGGGCAGGGCGTGCTGGTGCCCGGCAGCGCCGTGCAGGCCAGCGGGGCCGGCAACGCGGTGTTCACCGTGGAAGGGGGGCGCGCCCGCCGCCAGGACGTCAGCGTCATTGCCGAATCGGGCGGGCAGGTGGCCGTCAGTAACCTGGCGGCCGGAACGCGCGTCATCGCCCCCATTCCCGGCAGTTTGCAGGACGGCGCCAAGGTCTCCGTCGCCACAGGAAGCGCGCCATGA
- a CDS encoding TolC family protein, translating into MNRHALTLTFLASLTFAGTASAQTSLTLPAAVSRALSSNADVVSARATLQKAQANLRAVRADPSSIITTSTQAEQDVGAQAATLDGTKLKTMQAVVSAYLSAYETGQRVALNAAQVALDERNLAIARARLAARVATQLDVNRAQTSLNANRQELADARAQLPVQEAQLARLLGLNAGTDLKLGAPPAAPKLSTTLAALQAGLDKRLPALVQAANGVAFARLQVSIADNDYTPVRTLEDARTALANAGRGLEDAARASGTGVRDAYRAVQSAQEGLNVAREQAQNAQASLTLARARLKAGTAAPVEVQQAEVQAQQAALAVQQAQGGVWQALAALSVASGLDVTGLVQ; encoded by the coding sequence ATGAACCGCCACGCCCTGACCTTGACCTTCCTCGCCAGCCTGACCTTCGCGGGCACAGCCTCGGCCCAGACTTCGCTGACCCTGCCCGCCGCCGTATCGCGTGCCCTGAGCAGCAACGCCGACGTGGTGTCGGCCCGCGCTACACTGCAAAAAGCACAGGCGAACCTGCGGGCGGTGCGCGCCGACCCCAGCAGCATCATCACGACCAGCACCCAGGCCGAGCAGGACGTGGGCGCCCAGGCCGCCACGCTGGACGGCACCAAGCTGAAGACCATGCAGGCGGTGGTGAGCGCTTACCTCAGCGCCTACGAGACCGGGCAGCGCGTTGCCCTGAACGCCGCGCAGGTGGCGCTGGACGAACGCAACCTGGCGATTGCCCGCGCCCGGCTGGCCGCCCGGGTCGCCACCCAACTCGACGTGAACCGCGCCCAGACCAGCCTGAACGCCAACCGCCAGGAACTGGCCGACGCCCGCGCCCAGTTGCCGGTGCAGGAGGCGCAGCTGGCCCGCCTGCTGGGCCTGAACGCCGGCACCGACCTGAAACTGGGTGCCCCGCCCGCCGCGCCGAAACTGAGTACCACCCTGGCCGCCTTGCAGGCCGGGCTGGACAAACGCCTGCCCGCGCTGGTGCAGGCCGCCAACGGGGTGGCTTTTGCCCGCCTTCAGGTCAGCATTGCCGACAACGACTACACGCCCGTGCGCACGCTGGAGGACGCCCGCACCGCCCTGGCGAACGCGGGGCGCGGCCTGGAGGACGCCGCGCGGGCCAGCGGCACCGGCGTGCGCGACGCCTACCGCGCGGTGCAGTCGGCCCAGGAGGGCCTGAACGTGGCCCGCGAACAGGCCCAGAATGCCCAGGCCAGCCTGACCCTGGCGCGCGCGCGCCTGAAGGCCGGCACCGCCGCCCCCGTGGAAGTGCAGCAGGCCGAGGTGCAGGCCCAGCAGGCCGCGCTGGCAGTGCAGCAGGCGCAAGGCGGCGTGTGGCAGGCGCTGGCCGCCCTGAGCGTGGCGTCGGGCCTGGACGTGACCGGACTGGTGCAGTAA
- a CDS encoding TolC family protein: MIFSSPFRKTLLLCALLCLGGAQAQDTTAAPPLPPAAVAAPAVTLPDLLTWLRAAPGWQAADYAYRASELQLQAARIRAGLSVSAGGTLAAAKIPWDSGEWVNSSSVNVTVSASVLPWSPAREALRSAERSHQAAATELRRTRADLTVQLVRAYAGAGQAAAALSLARAQRELAGQVFAAAQAQRSAGVIPTEALLERQTALQNAEAGQAQAERGVTLAVNQLRRLLNRDVTLPNTPTTSAPLTFRVSDLNEAGLIARALNTRPEVARAAVSVQDAQASLRAAELDARLPDLNASGQFGEIGSSDSASGKRVSGSFNLKTGVASAQATFPLSDTSKLPTGAVLSLSATLPLLGRTQGNTLEQARLGLQQASLALENARQSVTLDVRTHLSEYLDEQGAQVALQTGVTRAQTVLEATRARQGAGTATPLDVRQAELGLAQAQNALQAAQDRLAVAALTLMQASGDLDPWLLAALPALSPTPVSPVPVSPAPGGRP; encoded by the coding sequence ATGATCTTCTCTTCACCCTTCCGCAAAACCCTGCTGCTGTGCGCCCTGCTCTGTCTTGGAGGCGCTCAGGCCCAGGACACGACCGCCGCCCCGCCGCTCCCTCCCGCCGCCGTGGCTGCTCCGGCCGTGACCCTGCCCGACCTGCTGACCTGGCTGCGCGCCGCGCCCGGCTGGCAGGCCGCCGATTACGCCTACCGCGCTTCCGAACTGCAACTTCAGGCCGCCCGCATCCGCGCCGGGCTTTCGGTGTCGGCGGGGGGCACGCTGGCCGCCGCAAAAATTCCCTGGGACAGCGGCGAGTGGGTGAACAGCAGCAGCGTGAACGTCACCGTCAGCGCCAGCGTGCTGCCCTGGTCGCCCGCCCGTGAGGCCCTGCGCAGCGCCGAGCGCAGCCACCAGGCCGCCGCCACCGAACTGCGCCGCACGCGGGCCGACCTGACCGTGCAGTTGGTCAGGGCCTACGCCGGGGCGGGGCAGGCCGCCGCCGCGTTGAGCCTGGCCCGCGCGCAGCGCGAGCTGGCCGGTCAGGTCTTTGCGGCCGCGCAGGCGCAACGCAGCGCCGGGGTCATTCCCACCGAGGCGCTGCTGGAGCGCCAGACCGCCCTTCAGAACGCCGAGGCGGGCCAGGCCCAGGCCGAACGCGGCGTGACCCTGGCCGTCAACCAGCTGCGTCGCCTGCTCAACCGCGACGTAACGTTGCCCAATACACCCACCACCTCCGCCCCCCTGACTTTCCGCGTGAGCGACCTGAACGAGGCGGGCCTGATCGCCCGCGCCCTGAACACCCGCCCCGAGGTGGCCCGCGCCGCCGTCAGTGTGCAGGATGCCCAGGCCAGCCTGCGGGCCGCCGAGCTGGACGCGAGGTTGCCCGACCTGAACGCCAGTGGGCAGTTCGGCGAGATCGGCAGCAGCGACAGCGCCTCCGGCAAGCGGGTCAGCGGCAGTTTCAATCTGAAAACCGGCGTGGCCAGCGCCCAGGCCACCTTTCCCCTCAGCGACACCAGCAAACTCCCGACTGGCGCGGTGCTGAGCCTCAGCGCCACCCTGCCGCTGCTGGGACGCACGCAGGGCAACACCCTGGAACAGGCCCGGCTGGGTCTGCAACAGGCCAGTCTGGCGCTGGAGAACGCCCGCCAGAGCGTGACGCTGGATGTGCGCACGCACCTGAGCGAGTACCTCGACGAGCAGGGCGCTCAGGTGGCCCTGCAAACCGGCGTGACCCGCGCCCAGACGGTGCTGGAGGCCACCCGCGCCCGCCAGGGGGCCGGCACCGCCACGCCGCTGGATGTCCGGCAGGCTGAACTGGGCCTCGCCCAGGCACAAAATGCCCTTCAGGCCGCGCAGGATCGCCTGGCTGTCGCCGCCCTGACCCTGATGCAGGCCAGCGGCGACCTCGACCCCTGGCTGCTCGCCGCCCTTCCCGCCCTTTCGCCCACCCCTGTTTCGCCTGTTCCTGTTTCCCCTGCCCCCGGAGGCCGCCCATGA
- a CDS encoding TetR/AcrR family transcriptional regulator: MARPRTIQDSVLLTAAREVFVEQGFSATTASIAVRAGVSEGTLFKRFSTKEDLFAAALGLSDYGAWRDGLLASVGQDEVQRNLERAAMAMLAEAQERIQNLVAVFSRGIDPSHNPMMQKLSDPSLGDEQAFAAYLGGEMEAGRVRPVDVQVTAVLLVGALGTFIHRECLPHSRSAGSSPPAPPPGPSFSQPLERGRFVRGVLDVLWPGLKP; this comes from the coding sequence ATGGCCCGTCCCCGCACCATCCAGGATTCCGTCTTGCTGACCGCCGCCCGTGAAGTCTTTGTGGAACAGGGTTTTTCTGCCACCACCGCCAGCATCGCCGTGCGGGCCGGCGTTTCGGAAGGCACGCTGTTCAAACGCTTCTCGACCAAGGAAGACCTGTTCGCCGCTGCGCTGGGCCTCAGCGATTACGGGGCGTGGCGTGACGGTTTGCTGGCTTCGGTGGGGCAGGACGAGGTGCAGCGCAACCTGGAACGCGCCGCGATGGCCATGCTGGCCGAGGCGCAGGAGCGCATTCAGAACCTGGTGGCGGTGTTCTCGCGCGGCATCGACCCCAGCCACAACCCCATGATGCAGAAACTCAGCGACCCCAGCCTGGGCGACGAACAGGCGTTTGCCGCCTACCTCGGCGGCGAAATGGAGGCCGGGCGGGTGCGCCCCGTGGACGTTCAGGTCACGGCGGTACTGCTGGTGGGGGCGCTGGGCACATTCATCCACCGCGAGTGCCTGCCGCACTCACGGTCGGCCGGCAGTTCACCACCCGCGCCGCCACCCGGCCCATCGTTCAGCCAACCATTAGAGCGGGGCCGCTTCGTGCGCGGCGTGCTGGACGTGTTGTGGCCTGGCCTGAAACCCTAG
- a CDS encoding alpha/beta fold hydrolase, with translation MSSARPRTVLLVHAYPLSAHMWDGQEAALTGAGLTVIAPHLPGFGGRPGEMTSLADAARELLELLPDEPVSLVGLSMGGYVALELLAQAPQRFGRVVLADTSAAPDDEDKQRHRQAQAQRVMLEGRKFIIEAAQKEHSPQTFKTILPLMEAASREGIAAALKAIAGRADRRPTLPDLKVPLLVLVGDQDEITPLSEAQELARLGRAELKVIGRAGHLSNLDQPQAFNEALLDFLT, from the coding sequence ATGTCTTCTGCCAGACCGCGCACCGTGCTCCTCGTTCACGCCTACCCGCTGTCGGCCCACATGTGGGACGGCCAGGAAGCGGCCCTGACGGGGGCCGGGTTGACGGTGATCGCCCCGCACCTGCCTGGCTTCGGCGGGCGCCCAGGCGAGATGACCAGCCTGGCCGACGCCGCGCGTGAACTGCTGGAACTGCTGCCGGACGAACCGGTGTCGCTGGTGGGCCTGAGCATGGGCGGGTACGTGGCGCTGGAATTGCTGGCGCAGGCGCCGCAGCGCTTCGGGCGGGTGGTGCTGGCCGACACCTCCGCCGCGCCCGACGACGAGGACAAACAGCGACACCGCCAGGCGCAGGCCCAGCGCGTGATGCTGGAGGGCCGCAAGTTCATCATCGAGGCTGCCCAAAAAGAACATTCGCCGCAGACCTTCAAGACCATTCTGCCGCTGATGGAGGCCGCCAGCCGCGAGGGCATCGCCGCCGCCCTGAAGGCCATCGCCGGGCGGGCCGATCGGCGCCCGACCCTGCCCGACCTGAAGGTGCCGCTGCTGGTGCTGGTGGGCGACCAGGACGAGATCACGCCGCTGTCCGAGGCGCAGGAACTGGCCCGACTGGGGCGGGCTGAATTGAAGGTGATCGGGAGAGCGGGGCACCTCAGCAACCTCGACCAGCCGCAGGCGTTCAATGAGGCGCTGCTGGACTTTCTGACATGA
- a CDS encoding Atu2307/SP_0267 family LLM class monooxygenase produces the protein MTLPSTPHFEVGLHGFVDYAPQRTDGTSISPQQRIRELLEEIELADQVGLDVYAVGEHHRPDYLASSPATLLAAAAARTKNIRLSSAVTVLGTEDPVRVFQQFATIDLISDGRAEIMAGRGSFAESFPLFMGERPFDYDTLFSEKLDLLLKLRQETHVTWRGQYRSPLGGEGIYPRPVQPQLPVWLAVGGTPASAVRAGELGLPMALAIIGGMPERFAGFAQLYREAAARAGKLAQTALGINPHGFIAQTSQQATDSYWPAHASVMNRLGRERGWPPTQRAEFEAGAGLRGAYFVGDPSQVIEKILFQHDIFQHQRFLMQSVGVLPHAQVMKSIELLGTEVAPVVRAEIARREASGRGLQPPATSD, from the coding sequence ATGACCTTGCCTTCCACCCCTCACTTTGAAGTCGGCCTTCACGGCTTCGTGGACTACGCGCCGCAGCGCACCGACGGCACATCCATCAGCCCGCAGCAGCGCATTCGGGAACTGCTGGAAGAAATCGAACTGGCCGACCAGGTGGGCCTCGACGTGTACGCCGTCGGGGAGCACCACCGCCCCGACTACCTGGCGTCTTCGCCGGCCACCCTGCTGGCTGCCGCCGCCGCCAGGACGAAGAACATTCGCCTGTCCAGCGCAGTCACGGTGCTGGGCACCGAAGACCCGGTGCGGGTGTTTCAGCAGTTCGCCACCATTGACCTGATCTCGGATGGCCGCGCCGAGATCATGGCCGGGCGCGGTTCCTTCGCCGAGTCCTTTCCGCTGTTCATGGGCGAACGGCCCTTCGACTACGACACGCTGTTCAGCGAGAAACTGGACTTGCTGCTGAAACTGCGCCAGGAAACTCACGTCACCTGGCGCGGCCAGTACCGTTCGCCGCTGGGTGGCGAGGGCATCTACCCGCGCCCGGTGCAGCCGCAGCTGCCGGTGTGGCTGGCGGTGGGGGGTACGCCCGCTTCCGCCGTGCGGGCGGGGGAACTGGGCCTGCCGATGGCACTGGCGATCATCGGTGGAATGCCGGAGCGCTTCGCGGGGTTCGCGCAGCTGTACCGCGAGGCCGCCGCCCGCGCCGGCAAACTGGCGCAGACGGCCCTGGGCATCAACCCGCACGGCTTCATCGCCCAGACCTCACAGCAGGCCACCGACAGCTACTGGCCGGCGCACGCCAGCGTCATGAACCGCCTGGGCCGCGAGCGCGGCTGGCCGCCCACCCAGCGGGCCGAATTCGAGGCGGGCGCGGGCCTGCGCGGCGCGTACTTCGTGGGTGACCCGTCGCAGGTAATCGAAAAAATTCTCTTTCAGCACGATATTTTTCAGCATCAGCGCTTCCTGATGCAAAGCGTCGGGGTGCTGCCGCACGCGCAGGTTATGAAATCCATCGAATTGCTCGGCACCGAGGTGGCCCCGGTGGTGCGCGCCGAAATCGCCCGCCGCGAGGCCAGCGGGCGCGGCCTTCAGCCGCCCGCCACCTCCGACTGA
- a CDS encoding alpha/beta fold hydrolase, with the protein MKLKKIVLGTLVLTAAALLLNACAPAAQFPAAQSSAAQSQGGPLDGQSALRPAVNGERRSLTLPGFGQVNYYASPSGTGRPLVLTHSINAAGSAYEMKPLWDAYVGTRPVYALEWPGFGRSDRPDVTYTPELMTRALTALVAELNTDVDVVSLSLGSEFAARAALSEPRIKTLALISPSGMGEARGGTQRASDADRGVRLYTTLNSFGNTLYATLRTRPSIEYFLSRSFRGPVDQGLIDYAIDTTRQPGAKYAPLYFVSGRLFTPDAYGDLYRPLSTPTLVLYDRDGFVSFSRLPLFAQQPNARVVRIPDTDGLPHFEKPAEVKAALDAFWAATR; encoded by the coding sequence ATGAAGCTGAAAAAAATCGTCCTCGGCACCCTTGTTCTGACCGCTGCTGCGCTTCTCCTGAACGCCTGCGCCCCGGCGGCCCAGTTCCCAGCAGCACAGTCCTCAGCGGCGCAGTCTCAGGGTGGCCCACTTGACGGCCAGAGTGCGCTGCGCCCCGCCGTGAACGGGGAACGCCGCTCCCTGACCCTTCCCGGCTTCGGCCAGGTGAACTATTACGCCAGCCCGTCCGGCACCGGCCGCCCGCTCGTCCTGACGCACTCCATCAACGCGGCGGGCAGCGCCTACGAGATGAAACCCCTCTGGGACGCTTATGTCGGCACGCGCCCGGTGTACGCGCTGGAGTGGCCCGGCTTCGGCCGCAGTGACCGCCCCGACGTGACCTACACCCCGGAACTGATGACCCGCGCCCTGACGGCGCTGGTGGCCGAACTGAACACCGACGTGGACGTGGTGAGCCTGTCGCTCGGCAGTGAATTTGCCGCCCGCGCCGCCCTGAGCGAGCCGCGCATCAAAACACTGGCCCTCATCAGCCCCAGTGGAATGGGAGAAGCCCGCGGCGGTACCCAGCGGGCCAGCGACGCCGACCGCGGCGTGCGGCTGTACACCACCCTCAACAGCTTCGGCAACACGCTGTACGCCACGCTGCGTACCCGCCCCAGCATCGAGTACTTCCTGAGCCGCAGCTTCCGTGGCCCGGTGGATCAGGGGCTCATCGACTACGCCATCGACACCACCCGCCAGCCCGGCGCGAAGTACGCGCCCCTGTATTTCGTCAGCGGACGCCTGTTCACCCCAGACGCTTACGGCGACCTGTACCGCCCACTGTCCACGCCGACCCTGGTGCTGTACGACCGTGACGGCTTTGTGAGCTTCAGTCGCCTGCCGCTGTTCGCCCAGCAGCCCAACGCCAGGGTGGTGCGTATCCCGGACACCGACGGGCTGCCGCACTTCGAGAAGCCGGCTGAAGTGAAAGCCGCGCTCGACGCCTTCTGGGCCGCCACCAGATAA